Proteins encoded within one genomic window of Ranitomeya variabilis isolate aRanVar5 chromosome 4, aRanVar5.hap1, whole genome shotgun sequence:
- the LOC143768251 gene encoding uncharacterized protein LOC143768251 gives MWDGWDNVPTRVRNAFVAKVKTRWRSMKYRFNKDLCQESRVPSGSGARIRLYKYHRVLAFLRPVLAQRTTYSTTVGPSSGAVLHPTATDPSHPSSSAAASGPSTLTGDQGAGPSGLPLSQSSSTDPFLGGSSRQRQRASYRSLMPELLHLSSVLHEAIKALELEYLG, from the exons atgtgggatggctgggacaacgtccCGACTCGGgttcgaaatgcatttg tggccaaagtcaaaacacgttggcgttcgatgaagtaccgcttcaacaaggacctgtgtcaagagagccgtgttcccagtggttcaggagcaaggatcagactatacaaataccatcgagttctggcatttttaagaccggtccttgcccagagaac cacatacagcactactgttggcccaagttctggagcggtccttcatccgacagccacggacccatcccacccatccagcagcgcagcagcaagtgggccttccacactaactggagaccagggagctggtccatcaggtcttcccctttcgcagtcctcttccactgacccttttttggggggctcctcccggcagcggcagagggcttcgtacaggtcactcatgcctgagcttttgcacttgagctcggttttacacgaagcaatcaaggctttgg AGTTGGAATACCTTGGTTAA